Below is a genomic region from Mesorhizobium sp..
CGTCCTGGCGTCACGCAGTCTGCGAAGAAACGCCTGGTGGCCCGCCTCGACTTGAGTAGTCCGGCTCACAGCTTGGCCCCTCATCGAGGGACTGCTGACGCGATGCGTCTGCGCGCGAGCGGGACGCGAAGTCACGGGAGGTGGCAATGACCAAACTGAATACGCCGAGCGGCAATTTCGCGCTCTACGTCGGCCATGTGGCCGGGGCAATCGACCTCGCGGCGCTGCCGCTCTGGATCGGTGCACTTATCGCGCATTACGGCTATAGGCCCGAACAGGCAGGACTAACGGTGACCTGCTTCCTGGCGGGCGTCGTCGTTGCGAGCGTCGCTCTGGCACCCCGTTTTCATCATCTCCGGCCACGGTGGATCGCGGCCTGCGGGTTCGCCGTATCCGCGGCGGCCTTTCTGGCTGCATCCCAGCTGGCCGTTTCCCCGGACGTGTTCACCCCCCTCATTGCACTGCATGCCATTGCCGGGCTGGGTACCGGATCGGCGCTCTCGATGACCCACGGCAGCATCGGCCGCTCGGCCAACCCGCATCGTCTGTTCGGTCTCGTCAATGCGGCAATGGGCGCGCTCGCGATCTTGATGTTCGCGTTTCTGCCGGGGCAGATCGCCAGCTTCGGCGGGGATATGCTGTTCACCGCCTTTGCGCTGACGATGGGCTTCGCGGCCATCGTCTCGGCAGTTCTGTTCCCTGAAGGAGGCGGGAGCGAAGCTGAGGCATCCGGGAAAACCGGCGCGTCTCGGTCGACGATCCCGCTAATGGCCTATGCACTCGTCGGCACGATCCTGTGCATGACGATCAACCAATCCATGGTGTTCGCGTTCGTTGAACGGATCGGTGTCGATCGAGGCTTCGGCGAAGGCGCGGTCCAGGGCGTGCTCGTCGCGCTCGGTTTCGTCAATCTCCTGCCCGGAGCGCTGGCTGCGCTCCTGCAGAAGCGCCTGGCCCCTCTCGGCGT
It encodes:
- a CDS encoding MFS transporter, coding for MTKLNTPSGNFALYVGHVAGAIDLAALPLWIGALIAHYGYRPEQAGLTVTCFLAGVVVASVALAPRFHHLRPRWIAACGFAVSAAAFLAASQLAVSPDVFTPLIALHAIAGLGTGSALSMTHGSIGRSANPHRLFGLVNAAMGALAILMFAFLPGQIASFGGDMLFTAFALTMGFAAIVSAVLFPEGGGSEAEASGKTGASRSTIPLMAYALVGTILCMTINQSMVFAFVERIGVDRGFGEGAVQGVLVALGFVNLLPGALAALLQKRLAPLGVGVVGLVFQAILALTLTSATVFALYAAPALLYVSTVIFTHVFLFGFLSRTDPTGRIVAATPAMMMTGSAIGPVLGGAIVGTVGYDGLGYMAAVLGTIAFALMLMSWLRFGATRDVGEAA